One Pieris napi chromosome Z, ilPieNapi1.2, whole genome shotgun sequence DNA window includes the following coding sequences:
- the LOC125062850 gene encoding uncharacterized protein LOC125062850, with product MYAKLALFTLLVAVAVAVPTPGGFGGHKHVTIHVPYKVRTIHHHHVSKVPVPIHVPVVKEVPVIKEVPIYKHVPVPVIQHVPYPVIKKEYIEKEVIVPVHHHEEHISHGWEGESLSHGWN from the exons ATGTACGCGAAACTCGCT CTCTTCACCCTCTTAGTCGCCGTGGCCGTGGCAGTGCCGACACCGGGAGGCTTCGGTGGACA CAAGCACGTGACCATCCACGTACCGTACAAAGTGCGCACCATCCACCATCACCACGTCTCCAAAGTACCGGTGCCAATCCACGTGCCAGTGGTAAAGGAAGTGCCTGTGATCAAGGAAGTGCCCATCTACAAGCACGTACCAGTCCCCGTGATCCAGCACGTACCATACCCGGTGATCAAGAAGGAATACATAGAGAAGGAGGTGATTGTGCCTGTCCATCATCATGAAGAGCACATCTCCCACGGATGGGAGGGCGAGTCGTTGTCGCATGGCTGGAACTGA